The Vulpes vulpes isolate BD-2025 chromosome 8, VulVul3, whole genome shotgun sequence genome has a window encoding:
- the LOC112911301 gene encoding olfactory receptor 6C3-like: MRNHTMITEFVLLGISDDPQLQVVIFIFLFMAYVLSVTGNLTIIILTLIDCRLKTPMYYFLQNFSFLEITFTSVCIPRFLGTIVTKVKTVSYNGCVAQLFFIIFTGVTEFPLLTVMAFDRYVAICKPLHYIIIMNKKICALLVFGSWLVGFLTIFPPLILILQLDFCASNVIDHFCCDYFPILQLSCSDTWLLEMIGFYFAFVILFFTLALVIQSYVSILSTILRLPSASQRKKAFSTCSSHLIVISISYGSCIFMYVKPSAKERASLTKGVAILNTSIAPMLNPFIYTLRNQQVKQALKNLLHKVAFSISEGDRP, translated from the coding sequence ATGAGAAACCATACAATGATTACAGAGTTCGTTCTCTTGGGCATCTCAGATGACCCACAGCTTCAGGTTgtaatctttatctttttatttatggcTTATGTATTAAGTGTCACTGGAAACCTAACCATCATCATCCTCACCTTGATAGACTGTCGTCTCAAGACTCCTATGTATTACTTCCTGCAGAATTTCTCCTTCTTAGAAATTACATTCACCAGTGTTTGTATCCCCAGATTTTTGGGGACAATCGTTACTAAAGTCAAGACTGTTTCCTATAACGGTTGTGTAGCTCAACTATTTTTTATCATCTTCACGGGTGTTACTGAATTTCCTCTTCTCACTGTCATGGCTTTTGATCGTTACGTTGCCATCTGTAAGCCTCTTCATTATATCATCATCATGAACAAGAAAATCTGTGCCCTGCTTGTCTTTGGGTCCTGGCTAGTAGGATTTCTTACCATTTTCCCACCACTCATCCTCATCCTCCAGCTAGATTTCTGTGCTTCCAACGTAATTGATCATTTCTGTTGTGActatttccccattttacaacTCTCATGCTCAGATACATGGCTTTTAGAGATGATTGGCTTTTACTTCGCTTTTGTTATTCTGTTTTTCACATTGGCATTAGTGATTCAATCCTACGTGAGCATCCTTAGCACCATTCTGAGACTCCCATCTGCTAGTCAAAGGAAAAAGGCTTTCTCCACGTGTTCCTCTCACTTGATTGTCATTTCCATCTCTTATGGGAGCTGTATATTCATGTATGTCAAGCCTTCAGCAAAAGAAAGAGCATCACTGACCAAAGGAGTAGCTATTCTCAACACCTCGATTGCCCCCATGTTGAACCCTTTTATTTATACCCTGAGGAACCAGCAAGTTAAACAAGCTTTGAAGAACTTGCTTCACAAAGTAGCATTTTCTATCAGTGaaggagacagaccatga
- the LOC112911298 gene encoding olfactory receptor 6C6-like, whose translation MRNQSTKIEFILLGLTDDPQLQIVIFTFLFLNYVLSMTGNLTIILLTLLHPSLKTPMYFFLRNFSFMEASLTTVCIPRFLISLMTKNKVISYDCCASQLFFFLQLEIAEFYLLAAMSFDHYVAICKPLHYLIIMNNKVCYQLLFSSWAVGFLLSFSPLAVGLTLDFCASRVIDHFMCDISPVLQLSCTDTRFLELLSFVLSLVTLLVTLLLLILSYTYIIKTILKIPSAQKRTKAFSTCSSHMIVVFLTYGSCIFNYLKPTAKERVTLSKGVSVIYTSVAPLLNPFIYSLRNQQVKQAFKDARQKIFSFSKK comes from the coding sequence ATGAGGAATCAGTCAACAAAGATCGAGTTCATTCTCCTGGGACTGACCGATGACCCACAACTGCAAATTGTGATTTTTACGTTTCTCTTCCTCAACTATGTGCTGAGCATGACCGGAAACTTAACCATCATCCTTCTCACCCTGCTACATCCCAGCCTCAAGACtcccatgtattttttcctccGAAATTTCTCCTTTATGGAAGCTTCACTGACAACAGTCTGCATTCCCAGATTCCTGATAAGCCTCATGACTAAAAACAAAGTCATTTCCTACGATTGTTGTGCATCTCAgttattctttttcctccaaTTAGAAATTGCAGAATTTTACCTGCTGGCTGCCATGTCCTTTGACCATTATGTAGCAATCTGCAAACCCCTCCATTACCTGATCATCATGAACAACAAAGTGTGCTACCAACTCCTGTTCAGCTCATGGGCCGTGGGCTTTCTGCTGTCGTTTTCACCATTGGCTGTGGGCCTCACACTGGATTTCTGTGCTTCCAGAGTAATCGATCATTTCATGTGTGACATTTCCCCTGTGCTGCAGCTTTCCTGCACTGACACTCGTTTCTTGGAATTGCTTTCGTTTGTCTTATCTCTTGTAACACTTCTGGTCACGTTGCTGTTACTGATTCTTTCTTACACATACATTATCAAGACCATTCTCAAGATCCCCTCTGCTCAGAAAAGAACCAAGGCTTTTTCTACTTGTTCTTCTCATATGATTGTGGTCTTCCTTACGTATGGTAGCTGCATCTTTAATTACCTAAAACCAACAGCGAAGGAAAGGGTGACTTTATCCAAAGGTGTAAGTGTTATTTATACCTCGGTTGCCCCTTTATTAAACCCTTTCATTTACAGTCTCAGAAACCAGCAAGTCAAACAAGCCTTCAAGGACGCACGccaaaagattttctctttttccaaaaaatga